The following are encoded together in the bacterium genome:
- a CDS encoding TolC family protein: protein MRLGHFCTSLLTGAFFVCMFFERASAQAPSPALREVIAALDSTAPLLAEARAEMAQARAAWTGSRAFPNPALFATQEALNDAANTTERVLGVRQNFGFLWSYSAQSGAARAAYDVEQARYIEARQALAAEVAIQAYEFDRLMRQIAAMDSVLAQAERLAAATSARRVAGDAAPYDELRIQLEVIQLQQQRVELEREAHAVLTELVTLTGRNADELSALRLFVFKAPDFATEADAANFAHEHRAVLTEVKRNEDAGRKTLAAAKWNQLPDFSLGIGTKAVVPGDGGVYFEGELEIPLWSQRRSARHAAASALYGAERARSAVLTNVDQEVHSAFKQWQLVETLSADSHPDLADSAIVNMGRGARLYLEGEMAALELIDALRTGIEAQDAALKMRNAVAEARVNLRRAVGLDILEN from the coding sequence ATGCGACTTGGGCATTTTTGCACATCGCTCCTGACGGGAGCGTTTTTTGTTTGTATGTTTTTCGAGCGTGCATCGGCACAGGCACCGTCCCCGGCGCTGCGGGAAGTGATCGCCGCGCTCGACTCGACGGCTCCGTTGCTCGCCGAGGCGCGGGCAGAGATGGCGCAGGCGCGTGCAGCGTGGACAGGCAGCCGCGCCTTCCCGAATCCGGCGCTGTTTGCCACGCAAGAGGCGCTGAACGATGCTGCGAACACAACCGAACGGGTTTTGGGCGTACGGCAGAACTTCGGGTTCTTGTGGTCGTATTCTGCCCAATCGGGCGCGGCGCGCGCGGCCTATGACGTGGAGCAGGCTCGCTACATCGAAGCACGGCAGGCGCTTGCGGCAGAGGTTGCGATTCAGGCTTACGAATTTGACCGGCTCATGCGCCAAATTGCCGCGATGGACAGCGTGCTCGCGCAAGCCGAACGCCTGGCGGCGGCGACGAGTGCACGACGCGTCGCGGGTGACGCGGCGCCATATGACGAGCTGCGTATCCAGCTTGAAGTGATTCAGTTGCAGCAGCAGCGCGTAGAGTTGGAAAGAGAAGCGCACGCTGTCTTGACCGAGCTTGTGACGCTAACGGGTCGCAATGCGGATGAACTGTCCGCTTTGCGACTTTTTGTATTTAAGGCGCCGGATTTCGCGACTGAAGCGGATGCAGCGAACTTCGCACATGAGCATCGAGCCGTTCTGACTGAAGTGAAACGGAACGAAGACGCCGGACGCAAGACGCTGGCAGCGGCGAAATGGAATCAGTTGCCAGATTTCAGTTTGGGCATCGGCACGAAAGCCGTGGTGCCGGGTGACGGCGGCGTGTATTTCGAAGGTGAATTGGAGATTCCGTTATGGAGCCAGCGGCGCAGTGCACGGCACGCGGCAGCAAGCGCGCTATATGGAGCGGAGCGGGCCCGGAGCGCCGTACTGACAAACGTGGACCAAGAAGTGCATTCGGCGTTCAAACAGTGGCAATTGGTGGAAACGCTGTCGGCTGACTCGCATCCGGACCTCGCGGATAGCGCGATCGTCAACATGGGTCGCGGCGCCCGACTCTATTTGGAGGGTGAGATGGCCGCTCTGGAACTGATTGATGCCCTGCGTACCGGCATCGAAGCGCAAGACGCGGCACTCAAAATGCGCAACGCGGTTGCAGAAGCCCGCGTGAATCTGAGGCGAGCGGTCGGACTTGACATACTGGAGAATTAG
- a CDS encoding DNA polymerase III subunit alpha, whose protein sequence is MITPVPLLVRSEFSFLNGAARLDEIVRVAAKLGYHTLALTDRDNFCGVPEFLGLCARHGVRPILGVELTIDSGRIVALARTRRGFACLCNLLSQAHLDHERRQPELAERVLCEQAEDIVLIAGGFDAPFAKFLLARQIEKAAAWMARMRARFGDDFYVRIERTQLPLQDEFNMRAAAACAESGVKIVAANPVHYAQPEQFRIFDLMCCIRNRIRLDDAHPERPINAFGYLQSPDSLRKQFIKWPEALAATAEIAERCVNFDLKDLRYRPRYAEVADDESLTRMRALALTGAQRKYRDVSRELRERIDYELSVIGELGFAGYFLIVHDLLSFARTKGVRYAGRGSSADSVVAYCLDITKVDAFRRNLRFERFINPERRDSLPDIDVDFDRRYREEIVQYVIQKYGQAHVAGVASYNRYRARGALRDVAKAIGFEPMDIDRLARLSHWALSAKRIAATLESRPEIRALKVDRKKFELLFELCAGLDDMPRHISAHPCGVMITGAPVQEITPLLRAANGMLISHYDKDGVEDLGLVKFDLLSLPTLGAVEDAAVMVREHAPEFQYDDIPLDDEATFELLRSGETTGGFQNESPAQQSLAPRLQARTIEDVIAAVALIRPGPLKGEMVEPFVRRRNGMEAVTLIHPVIDKILDHTYGVVLYQEQVISIAVELAGFTPGQADVLRRTISHNRSHEKMLELGEVFVRQAITRGVEPELAEKVFVWIQGYAGYGFCEAHAAAFGDTSYKTAFLLAHHPAEFYAALLNHQPMGFFPAATLMNEARRRGIAVLGPDCNASAALTTVQAGAIRIGLLQISGMNEALAERIRNARPFVSWGDFTRRVRLDRDMLENLVLAGTFDVLHANRKELLFSLGTLLPPERAGRLVLALDLEPVISQRADFDLFTRSAQEHRVLGLSPGRHIMTFWRDNLRAKGIHTCREVKTNPDMRTVLSAAGVVIRPHTPPTKSGKRVIFFSLEDETGLLNVTVFPDAQEKYGHLVPGQSMLVVTGRKDKRGSNGLTALHLEPMPVRK, encoded by the coding sequence ATGATCACGCCCGTGCCCCTGTTGGTGCGCAGCGAATTCAGCTTTCTGAATGGCGCGGCGCGGTTGGACGAAATCGTGCGCGTGGCGGCGAAGCTCGGCTATCATACGCTCGCGCTGACCGACCGCGACAATTTCTGCGGGGTGCCGGAGTTTCTGGGGCTGTGCGCGCGGCACGGCGTGCGACCGATCTTAGGCGTTGAACTGACGATTGACAGCGGGAGAATTGTGGCCCTGGCGCGCACGCGCCGGGGCTTTGCCTGTTTGTGCAATCTTTTATCACAAGCGCATCTTGATCATGAACGGCGGCAGCCCGAGCTTGCGGAACGTGTGCTGTGTGAGCAGGCGGAGGATATTGTGTTAATCGCGGGCGGCTTTGATGCGCCGTTCGCGAAATTTTTGCTGGCGCGGCAGATCGAGAAAGCGGCGGCTTGGATGGCACGAATGCGCGCACGATTCGGCGATGATTTCTACGTCCGGATCGAACGCACGCAGCTGCCGCTGCAAGATGAGTTCAATATGCGTGCGGCGGCGGCGTGCGCGGAGTCAGGGGTGAAAATCGTCGCGGCGAATCCGGTTCACTACGCGCAACCCGAGCAGTTTCGCATCTTTGACTTGATGTGCTGCATCCGCAATCGGATTCGGCTCGACGACGCCCATCCCGAGCGGCCGATCAATGCATTCGGCTACTTGCAGAGTCCCGACTCATTGCGCAAACAGTTCATTAAATGGCCGGAAGCGCTGGCCGCGACCGCGGAGATTGCGGAGCGCTGCGTGAACTTTGATTTGAAAGATCTGCGTTATCGCCCGCGCTATGCGGAAGTTGCCGACGATGAATCCCTCACACGCATGCGTGCGCTGGCGCTTACGGGTGCGCAGCGCAAGTACCGTGATGTCTCGCGGGAGTTGCGGGAGCGAATTGATTACGAACTAAGTGTAATCGGCGAACTGGGATTCGCCGGCTACTTTTTGATCGTGCATGATCTGCTGAGCTTTGCGCGAACCAAAGGTGTACGCTACGCGGGACGCGGCAGCTCGGCGGATTCGGTCGTTGCATACTGTCTGGATATTACCAAGGTGGATGCGTTTCGGCGAAATTTGCGGTTCGAGCGGTTCATCAATCCCGAGCGGCGGGATTCGCTGCCGGATATTGACGTGGATTTTGACCGACGCTATCGCGAAGAGATTGTGCAATACGTGATTCAGAAATACGGGCAGGCGCATGTCGCGGGAGTGGCGTCCTATAACCGCTATCGCGCGCGCGGGGCGCTGCGTGACGTGGCGAAAGCCATCGGATTTGAGCCAATGGACATTGACCGTTTGGCGCGGCTGTCGCATTGGGCGCTGTCGGCCAAGCGGATTGCGGCGACGCTCGAGTCACGACCGGAGATTCGCGCGCTTAAAGTAGATCGCAAAAAGTTTGAATTGCTGTTCGAACTATGCGCAGGGCTGGATGACATGCCGCGGCATATTTCGGCGCATCCGTGCGGCGTGATGATCACCGGCGCGCCGGTACAGGAGATTACTCCCCTGCTGCGCGCGGCGAACGGTATGCTGATCTCGCACTACGATAAAGACGGCGTAGAAGACTTGGGTCTGGTAAAATTCGATCTCTTGTCACTGCCGACGCTGGGCGCGGTGGAAGACGCTGCGGTCATGGTGCGTGAACATGCGCCGGAGTTCCAGTATGACGACATTCCGTTGGATGATGAGGCAACATTTGAACTGCTGCGCTCAGGTGAGACGACGGGCGGTTTTCAGAATGAGAGCCCCGCACAGCAATCGCTCGCGCCGCGCTTGCAAGCACGCACCATTGAAGACGTGATCGCGGCAGTGGCGCTGATTCGACCGGGTCCGCTTAAGGGTGAAATGGTGGAGCCGTTCGTGCGCCGCCGTAATGGGATGGAAGCCGTGACGTTGATTCACCCGGTTATTGACAAGATACTTGATCATACCTATGGGGTCGTGCTCTACCAAGAGCAAGTGATCAGCATCGCGGTTGAACTGGCCGGATTCACACCGGGACAGGCGGATGTATTGCGACGGACGATTTCACATAACCGCTCGCATGAAAAGATGCTCGAACTTGGCGAAGTGTTCGTTCGGCAGGCGATTACGCGCGGAGTCGAGCCGGAGCTGGCTGAGAAGGTGTTCGTGTGGATTCAAGGCTACGCGGGTTACGGTTTTTGCGAAGCGCATGCGGCGGCGTTCGGGGACACCAGTTATAAGACCGCGTTTTTGCTGGCGCATCACCCGGCGGAGTTTTACGCGGCGCTGCTCAATCATCAGCCCATGGGTTTCTTTCCGGCGGCGACGCTGATGAACGAGGCGCGACGGCGCGGAATTGCCGTATTGGGTCCCGACTGCAACGCAAGCGCAGCGCTGACGACCGTGCAGGCGGGCGCGATTCGCATCGGACTCTTACAGATTTCCGGAATGAATGAAGCACTTGCGGAGCGAATCAGAAACGCGCGGCCGTTTGTCTCGTGGGGTGATTTTACGCGACGTGTACGGCTCGACCGTGATATGCTGGAAAATCTGGTGCTGGCAGGGACATTTGATGTATTGCATGCAAATCGCAAAGAGCTATTGTTCAGCTTGGGAACGCTGCTGCCACCGGAGCGGGCCGGACGATTGGTGCTGGCGCTCGATTTGGAGCCGGTGATTTCTCAACGCGCGGATTTTGATCTGTTCACACGATCCGCGCAGGAGCATCGCGTGTTGGGGCTCTCGCCCGGGCGACATATTATGACGTTCTGGCGCGACAACTTGCGCGCGAAAGGGATTCACACTTGCCGTGAGGTGAAGACAAATCCGGATATGCGCACCGTACTTTCGGCGGCGGGCGTCGTGATCCGGCCGCATACGCCACCGACTAAGTCCGGCAAGCGCGTGATCTTCTTCTCGCTTGAAGATGAAACGGGTCTGCTGAACGTGACGGTTTTCCCCGATGCGCAAGAAAAGTATGGACATCTGGTGCCGGGCCAGTCCATGCTGGTAGTCACGGGCCGCAAGGACAAGCGTGGCAGCAATGGGTTGACAGCATTGCATTTGGAGCCAATGCCGGTTCGGAAATAG